Genomic window (Eriocheir sinensis breed Jianghai 21 chromosome 57, ASM2467909v1, whole genome shotgun sequence):
gccattcccttcacccatatcacaagctctcccttcctcagccattcccttcgtccatatcccTTCTCCCCGTCTCTCTTTAATTATTGCAATCTCCCTTTTccagtctttctttctcctttcaatcttcctttctctactcttcccctttcctcccatctcccttcctctccctgcaccCACCTCGTCATCCATGGAATACGCCCCCTTGAGGATGTTCTTGTACAGCCTGGATCTGTTCTCGCTGTGGAAGGGGAAGTCACCAGCGAGGAGGATGTAGGTGACCACGCCCGCCGCCCACAGGTCCACGGCGCTGGTGTAAGCCTTCCACAGCACCATCTCGGGGGCTATGTACTCAGGGGTGCCGCAAATTGTGTTCATGGTGGTCTCGTCAGCGCTCCTGGGGGTGGTgaggaaggctgttgcagagtttaccagcggaagggatgaaaaaatgacgatgctggttaactcttgcagaaggaaattggacagtatagggatgaggaagagtggaaagtttaccagaggaagggatgaaaaaatgacgatgctggttaactcttgcagaaggaatttggacagtataggaatgagcaagggggatttaccagcggaagggatgaaaaaatgacgatgctggttaactcttgcagaaggaatttggacagtataggaatgagcaagggggatttaccagcggaagggatgaaaaaatgacgatgctggttaactcttgcagaaggaaaTTGGACGGTACAGGGATGAAGAAGAGTGGAAAGTGTAccagaggagggaatgaagaaataagatgctggttaactcttgcataaggaatttggacagtataggaatgagcaagaGTGGAGTTTAGcagcggaagggatgaagacatgcagatgctggttaactcttgcataatggatttggacagtatagggatgaactaaAGTGGATGGATAGTGGAAGAAAGTGATGTAGGTgatgaaacgaagggaaagaggtggtggtgatactggtgatgaagggaaggggaagaggagaaatggtgacaaaaggaaggggaagagagaaatggtgatgaaaggaaggggaagagagaaatggtgatgatcgtgatgaaaggaaggggaagaggaaaagtggtgatgaaggggggaggaggtggtgatggtgatggtggtgagggaaggtttgataaggtggtggtggtggtggtgatggtagtggtggtggtggtggtgatgaacggattttttttttttttttacagtataggaagaagctcaaaggcaaaataagtaatagataagTGATAAGTAATGAATAAGTAGGCTAATAAGTGATAAATAAGTAGACTAATAAGTGATAAGTAATGAATAAGTAGACTAATAAGTGATAAGTAATGAATAAGTAGACTAATAAGTGATAAGTAATGAATAAGTAGACTAATAAGTGATAAGTAATAAATAAGTAGACTAATAAGTGATAAGTAATGAATAAGTAGACTAATAAGTGATAAATAAGTAGACTAATAAGTGATAAGTAATAAATAAGTAGACTAATAAGTGATAAGTAATAAATAAGTAGACTAATAAGTGATAAGTAATGAATAAGTAGACTAATTAGTGATAAGTAATGAATAAGTAGACTAATAAGTGATAAGTAATGAATAAGTAGACTAATAAATGATAAGTGATAAATAAGTAGACTAATAAGTGATAAGTAATAAATAAGTAGACTAATAAGTGATAAGTAATAAATAAGTAGACTAATAAGTGATAAGTAATGAATAAGTAGACTAATAAGTGATAAGTAATGAATAAGTAGACTAATAAGTGATAAGTAATGAATAAGTAGACTAATAAGTGATAAGTAATAAATAAGTAGACTAATAAGTGATAAGTAATGAATAAGTAGACGAATAAGTGATAAGTAATGAATAAGTAGACTAATAAGTGATAAGTGATAAATAAGTAGACTAATAAGTGATAAGTAATAAATAAGTAGACTAATAAGTGATAAGTAATAAATAAGTAGACTAATAAGTGATAAGTAATAAATAAGTAGACTAATAAGTGATAAGTAATGAATAAGTAGACTAATAAGTGATAAGTAATAAATAAGTAGACTAATAAGTGATAAGTAATAAATAAGTAGACTAATAAGTGATAAGTAATGAATAAGTAGACTAATAAGTGATAAGTAATGAATAAGTAGACTAATAAGTGATAAGTAATGAATAAGTAGACTAATAAGTGATAAGTAATGAATAAGTAGACTAATAAGTGATAAATAAGTAGACTAATAAGTGATAAGTGATAAATAAGTAGACTAATAAGTGATAAATAAGTAGACTAATAAGTGATAAGTGATAAATAAGTAGACTAATAAGTGATAAGTGATAAATAAGTAGACTAATAAGTGATAAGTAATGAATAAGTAGACTAATAAGTGATAAGTAATGAATAAGTAGACTAATAAGTGATAAGTAATGAATAAGTAGACTAATAAGTGATAGGTAAGTAATAAATAAGTAGACTAATAAGTGATAAGTAATGAATAAGTAGACTAATAAGTGATAAGTGATAAATAAGTAGACTAATAAGTGATAAGTAATAAATAAGTAGACTAATAAGTGATAAGTAATGAATAAGTAGACTAATAAGTGATAAGTAATGAATAAGTAGACTAATAAGTGATAAGTAATGAATAAGTAGACTAATAAGTGATAAGTAATGAATAAGTAGACTAATAAGTGATAAATAAGTAGACTAATAAGTGATAAGTAATGAATAAGTAGACTAATAAGTGATAAGTAATGAATAAGTAGACTAATAAGTGATAAGTAATGAATAAGTAGACTAATAAGTAATGAATAAGTAGACTAATAAGTGATAAGTAATGAATAAGTAGACTAATAAGTGATAAGTAATGAATAAGTAGACTAATAAGTGATAAGTAATGAATAAGTAGACTAATAAGTGATAAGTAATGAATAAGTAGACTAATAAGTGATAAGTAATGAATAAGTAGACTAATAAGTGATAAATAAGTAGACTAATAAGTGATAAGTAATGAATAAGTAGACTAATAAGTGATAAGTGATAAATAAGTAGACTAATAAGTGATAAGTAATAAATAAGTAGACTAATAAGTGATAAGTAATGAATAAGTAGACTAATAAGTGATAAGTATTAAATAAGTAGGTTAATAAGTGATAAGTAATGAATAAGTAGACTAATAAGTGATAAGTATTAAATAAGTAGGCTAATAAGTGATAAGTAATGAATAAGTAGGCTAATAAGTGATAAGTAATGAATAAGTAGACTAATAAGTGATAAGTATTAAATAAGTAGACTAATAAGTAATGAATAAGTAGGCTAATAAGTGATAAGTAATGAATAAGTAGACTAATAAGTGATAAGTAATAAATAAGTAGGCTAATAAGTGATAAGTAATGAATAAGTAATAAGTGATAatttttttgcactttttgttGCCTTGAGTCACGAgtctcctttgatgtaagaaaaaataagtaaaataaaatagaatagaaataataataagaaaaaaagtccgctaatcacttcccctataaaaaaaagttcagaggagtgtccacaagagaggtcaatttcgggaggagaggtgtccttatactctcctcttgaaacactaagtcattggcaggaggaaatacaggcaaaggaaggctgttacagagtttaccagcggaagggatgaaagaatgacggtgctggttaactcttgcataggggatttggacagtacaggaatGAGCTAGAACGTAAACTTTACCagcggaaggagaaaaggaatgaagatgctggttaactcttgcataagggatttggacagctcAGGGATAAGCATGAGTGGAAAGTTTaccagaggaaggaatgaagatggtggttaactcttacataagggatttggacagtatagggatgagcaagagtggaaaGTTTACCAccggaaggggaaaaggaatgaagatgctggttaactcttgcataagggatttggacagtgcacATGTAGGGATGAAAAAGACTGaaaagtttaccagcggaagggatgaaagaatgaagatggtggttaactcttgcataagggaattggagagtataaggatgagcaagagtggaaaGTTTACCTgcggaaggggaaaaggaatgaagatgctggttaactcttgcataagggatttggacagtacagggatggattaaaaaggaaaatttaccagcggaaggaatgaaaaaatgaacatactggttaactcttgcataaagaatttgggcagtacagggatgagcaaaAGTGGAAAGTtcaccagcggaagggatgaaggaatgaagatgctggttaactcttgcattagggatttggacagtacagggatgagcaggAGAGGAAATtcaccagcggaagggatgaaggaatgaagatgctggttaacttttgcataagggatttgggcagtacagggatgagcaaaAGTGGAAAGTtcaccagcggaagggatgaaggaatgaagatgctggttaactcttgcattagggatttggacagtatagggatgagctagagtagaaagtcgaggtcagcggggccgcgggaggggaagaggtacgCAGTTATCAAAttctgaagagcagtcagcgtgaaaatgtcgatagaagatagaaagagatacaaCACTGCGGCAGAGTCTAAATTAGGAAGATTGTGTTAAGTtgtcaggtggagaaattgagttattGATGCGTTGAAGGGCAACAATTTCCTTCTggctcaatcggaaatgatagcaaggtcagaggtcaagCCTTCTGCAGCGTCCAGCCAAGTGTCATGATATTCCTGTTGGGGGGTTCATGTTGAAAGGTGTtgtgtcatggtggtggtgatggtgatgatgatgatgatgatggtggtgataaggaGATGAAGTGGTGATAGAGGTATGGTGATGATATTAAtggtgatgaaaggaagggaaagagaagtggtgatgagattggtgatgaaagggttaagtaaaaggagagagagagagagagagagagagagagagagagagagagagagagagagagagagagagagagagagagtcaaatagaaaaatacatgaATCATTGAAATAAATTATGGGTGCGGAgcggaagcgagagagagagagagagagagagagagagagagagagagagagagagagagagagagagagagagagagagagagagaaaacaggtatATAGACATCTAACtgaccttctttctccctttatctccttttctttgcacTACtgataagacgaggaggaggaggaggaggaggaggaggaggaggaagaggaggaggaagaagaggaggaggaggaaggaaaaaatgcatATGGATATTTCCTGTCAGATGTTAATCCTCCCTTtgaggctagtagtagtagtagtagtagtagtagtagtagtagtagtacaacagcaacaactactactactactacgtacggTACTAaccatataaataaaaataaagaaaaatctgctggttgttctctctctctctctctctctctctctctctctctctcactatttcaTATTTAAAGGTATTCAGCCATAGAcggtttgacacacacacacacacacacacacacacacatctattaacttcttccttcccttgccaaccaaaagaagaagaggaggaggaggaggaggaggaggtggagggggagggggaggaggaggaggaggagggagggaggatttcCGCGCTAAATTCAAATGTGTTACCtaactgacctcctcctcctcctcctcgtcctcgtccgccATTACTTTCCCTATTATGATATGGACATGTgttgagatagagatagagagatagtggCGGTGATAAGAGGCACTTGAAGgacggtgatagtgatgatgatggtggtggtggtggtgatgataggaaaggttaagtaagtagtagtagtattagtagaagtagaagaagtagaagtagtagtagtaatagtagtagtagtagtagtagtagtagtagttatatgcATCTAACCTTGCCATACTtacaagaaacagaagaagaagaagaagaagaagaagaagaagaaggagaagaagaaggaggaggaaaaaatgatgaaaaatggaaggaaataattagaataagaatatgaagaagaagaaaacatcaacaataaatctaaccaaaaaaatatataaacaaacattaagaaacacaaattattttcattttaatctTAACTAGGTAATTCATAAAAAaattcattaataaaaaaataaaaaaatgcgatagACGATAGAAATAGAgccacaaataaataaagaatagaaggaaaacaataacaataatgataaaaaaggaaaataaaaataaataacaaaaaacagacaaaaaaccgattagaacacacacacacacacacacacacacttcccttcccttcctctaatcttccttttctttctcccattttctttacttcactttctcttcctttctttccttactctctcccttcccttcctcttcttactttcctttcttaacttctcctcttcccttcttctaatctttcctctttctccctttcttcctcactcttccctttcttcctttattaacttttctcctcttcccttcttcttctttctctatttcctttctttcatttctttctacacgtttattctcttttcttccccttccttcttctttccacaCATTgacatttcctttcttcattttcccttatctcttctttcttatcctctctttctccacacacattatcctctttccttctctttctattcctttttctgtctcttcttccttccatatatttccatacaaacacatattctcctttcttctatctctttttcatttatctcattttccaATTTCCACATCCACaatatcctctcttcttcctcttcctcctcctttcatcatcttcttttccttctattcctttctattcACATTtccatcatctcttcttcctcgtctccctttctAAACacattattattctttccttgtttagTCTCCCTTTCCAAAAACGCAAACATGgtcttggtctcggtcttggttCGGGAGGGAGTGACTGTTTACAtagttacatacatacattattattattattattattttatttttcccttcacacacacacatactgatactcttgtcctcttttctctcaatttatcttctctttctcttattcctttccctcccatacacgttatttatcattcttccttttcaccacattttatttctctcgtcctcttccatttctcttttatttatttccttttcacaCACATTATTACCtactcttattctttcctccttttccacacaCATTCATCGATATTCctgctctctttcctccctttatctcattttccttatgTTCCTTTCCTTTGTACATACgatattattttcactttttcctttccttccttctccacacaCATTCATCGTTATTTCTGGTCTTGTTCCTCAGTTATtcccctattccttcttccttgacacacacacacacacatacacacacacacacacacacacacacaatcttcttcctctccttacaaacacaaacacaccatgcaatacttctgttctctctccttcctttccacacacacacacacacacacacacacacacacacacacacatacaccatcatcatcatcaccattacaagcacaaacacaccaatacttctgttctctctccttcctttccacacacaaacacattattactttctcgtcttcctctcttccttacaaacacaaacacacatacacaccaatattcctgttctctctcctccctttaccttcctttccacacaaacacatcattacttcctcgtctccttttcctccttacaaACACACCAATACTGTTCTCTcctattatcttcctttccacacaaacacattacttcctcgtcttcttttcctccttacaaACACACCAATactgttctctccttttatcttcctttccacacaaacacattacttcctcgtcttcttttcctccttacaaACACACCAATactgttctctccttttatcttcctttcctcacaaaCACAttacttcctcgtcttcttttcctccttacaaACACACCAATactgttctctccttttatcttcctttccacacaaacacatcattacttcctcgtcttcttttcctccttacaaACACACCAATactgttctctccttttatcttcctttccacaCAAACACATTATTACCTCGTCTTCTTTTCCGCCTTACAAACACACCAATactgttctctccttttatcttcctttccacacaaacacattacttcctcgtcttcttttcctccttacaaACACACCAATactgttctctccttttatcttcctttccacacacaaacacattattactttctcgtcttcctctcctccttacacacacacacacacacacacacacacacacacacacatacacacaaccccCCATACTTACCCTCTCGCATGCGCCAACCCGAAATCCACAATCATGAGCCTGGAGTCTGCCCCGGGGTGATAGAAGAGCACATTGTCCGGCTTGAGGTCCCGGTGTGTGATGCCAAGGGAGTGTAGATACTTGACCCCCTCCAGAATCATCCTTAGCACCCTGACCGCCTCCCTCTCACTACAAGCTCGTCTCTCTAGTATCCTCTCCATTAGGCTCCCCCCCGTGGCTAACTCCATCACCATGTACATTTTATCCGTGTTTTCAAAGACCTCCACGAGTTTGATGATATACGGGCATTTAACGCGCCTGAGTACGGCCAGTTCTGCTTCAAAGGCTTCACGACCCTCGTTCGAATCGTATATCTTGATGGCGTAAGGCTTCTTGGTCTGTCTATTTTCAACCCAGACGACGGAGGTGAAGCTTCCTTTCCCCATGGTCCCTTTGAGCTCGTACTTGGCCGTCACGCGAGGGTCGTACTTGATTTTTAACTTTGATTTCTTCGTCGTGCTCGTGGTTGCGTCATCGCCcgagcctccccctccccctcccccgcctcctcctccccgcccttcgAAGTCCTGTTTTTCCGCATTAAACACGTCCAGGCTGCACACGAACTTAATGTCGCCCTCCGTTATGGCCTCGATGGTCTTCTTGCTCTCTATGCACCCCATCACGACAGGAGAACGGGCGGCATTATGCGGGGTTCCTCGGGGCCGCGCGAGCACTGATTGCACGTCCTCCCCGCGTGACTGACCGAGCTAGACTGACTCATGCCCCGCCCcgctgcccccgccccgccccgctaccCCGCCTTGGCACTGGGGGGCACTGGGGGGAAACGGGGGAGCTTACATCTGTCAAAAGCACCATTATGTCCTTAttttcacgcacacacaccattGTAAGTCTTCCTGTGGTCATATACCTCTCCAAAACCAGTTATTACGAGGGGTAGCTTGTCTAAGAAGGTGTGTTTATCATAATTTTACGTGTTTTCAAGCTGTACGTCTGTCAAAAGTAGTATTATCTCCTTAttttgacacacacaccattgtaaGTCTTCCTGTGGCCATATTCCTCTCTAAAACAAGTTATCACGAGGGGTAGCTTGTCTAAGAAGGTGTGTTTATCATAATTTTACGTGTTTTCAAGCTGTACGTCTGTCAAAAGAAGTATTATATCCTTATTTTGTCCTACATACACCATTCTAAGTCTTCCTGTATCTATATTCCTCTGTACAGCCAATTATCAACACGGGTAACTTGTCTAGGGTGTGGTTATCATAATTTAACATACTTTCCAGCTGTTCGTCTGTCAAAAGCACTATCACAGCCTTATTTTGGCCTACATACACCATTCTAAGTCTTCCTGTGTCTATATTCCTCTGTACAGCCAATTATCAACACGGTAGCTTGTCTAGGGTGTGGTTATCATAATTTAGCATACTTTCCAGCTGTACGTCTGTCAAAAGCACTATCACAGCCTTATTTTGTCCTACATACACCATTCTAAGTCTTCCTGTGTCTATATTCCTCTAAACACAATTAAAACGGGTAGCTTGTCTAGGGTGTAGTTATCATAATTTAGCATACTTTCCAGCTGTACGTCTGTCAAAAGCACTATCATAACCTTATTTTGGCCTACACACACCATTCTAAGTCTTCCTGTATCTATATTCCTCTGTACAGCCAATTATTAAAACGGGTAGCTTGTCTTGGGTGTGGTTATCAAAATTTAGCATACTTTCCAGCTGTTCGTGTCAAAAGAAGTACTATCATAACCTTATTTTGGCCTACATACACCATTCTAAGTCTTCCTGTATCTATATTCCTCTGTACAGCCAATTATCAACACGGGTAAATTGTCTAGGGTGTGGTTATCATAATTTAACATACTTTACAGGTGTTCGTCTGTCAAAAGCACTATCATAACCTTATTTTGGCCTACATACACCATTCTAAATCTTCCTGTATCTATATTCCTCTCTATCAGTCATTATTAAGACGAGAAAACCACTTATGGAAAATTTATTCACCCTATTGCTACGTATTTCCCTATGAGAACCATCACACATCCTTCTAAGTCACTCCTAAGCCATAGTCGTCGTAATAATTAAAAGATAAACCGAATAAACAATGTAGGGAAGAGTTTTATATCATATTTctacctgttttcctttttctcttcctattataACCCTTACTGAGTCCCTTAACACCGTATTCACCGTCCAAGATTATTaaaagtaagatagatagatagatggatagatacagagagagagagagagaggaggggacaggTCGCGCCTAACCGCCCCCCATCTCTCCTGTCCCATCCTCAAATCATAATTAAATGTCCCCGTAAGTTAATAATTCGTTGGGGCAGctcacccccgccccgccccgcccccgatACACCGAACACCATTATATCGAGACcccgctactactgctactactactactactactactacaactactgtcactactactatttctactactactactactactactactactacttctactactacaacaacaacaacaactactattactactactactaatgccactactactactactactactaatactacaaccactactgctaccaaacacaacaaccaacacacaaataactaaataaataaataaataccatcAACATATCACAAACAGCATTCACAAAAGGATGAACAAAACCCTCGTAGCTGGAGTTAAGCTTTTATAAACCGTTTACATATAGTTCGTGTTATTTACAGATATATCACTTGTCTGTTGGgcttagtaataataataatccataaCTATAATCCTTTTTTAAGACTTATATTGGCATTCGCGCGTCAGGCgtggaagagacagacagacagacagacacggaaataataataataataacaacaccttTTTATATAATGCAGGGAATGTGGAATGgttaattttatttgtttatttatttattttcaaagggAGGCATGAAGCTAACGTGGACTGGAcatattagtgtttttttatgcTAACACGAAAGCTACATCGTTGGCAATGgcgggaaatgaagaaggaagggaagggaagggaagggaaggaaaggaagggcaggagggaaaggaaagggaaggtcgagagatgaaagggagggaaagggtaggaaagagaaggaaagaaagaaggaagggaagggaagggaagggagggaaaggaaaggaaagggaaggaggagatgaaagggagggaaagggtaggaaagagggaaaggaaggaaagggagggaaaaagaagaagggagggaaaaggaagggagagagggagggtaggaaaagggcgggaagggaagggaaagggaggaaaactaAATATTTTGAATTCCTTTGAAAAATCGAtttggtggtgaaggaagagaa
Coding sequences:
- the LOC126984575 gene encoding serine/threonine-protein kinase H1 homolog isoform X1 encodes the protein MGCIESKKTIEAITEGDIKFVCSLDVFNAEKQDFEGRGGGGGGGGGGGSGDDATTSTTKKSKLKIKYDPRVTAKYELKGTMGKGSFTSVVWVENRQTKKPYAIKIYDSNEGREAFEAELAVLRRVKCPYIIKLVEVFENTDKMYMVMELATGGSLMERILERRACSEREAVRVLRMILEGVKYLHSLGITHRDLKPDNVLFYHPGADSRLMIVDFGLAHARGSADETTMNTICGTPEYIAPEMVLWKAYTSAVDLWAAGVVTYILLAGDFPFHSENRSRLYKNILKGAYSMDDEVWSKVSEPGRDFVRRLLDVNPETRLTAAAALAHPWIKAHRAAHSRTHAQQEPSPGSESWSVKSSKSSHSGRSGDSLRTGGRRKVTARDLHHLHHHHHQSRY
- the LOC126984575 gene encoding serine/threonine-protein kinase H1 homolog isoform X2, whose amino-acid sequence is MGCIESKKTIEAITEGDIKFVCSLDVFNAEKQDFEGRGGGGGGGGGGGSGDDATTSTTKKSKLKIKYDPRVTAKYELKGTMGKGSFTSVVWVENRQTKKPYAIKIYDSNEGREAFEAELAVLRRVKCPYIIKLVEVFENTDKMYMVMELATGGSLMERILERRACSEREAVRVLRMILEGVKYLHSLGITHRDLKPDNVLFYHPGADSRLMIVDFGLAHARGSADETTMNTICGTPEYIAPEMVLWKAYTSAVDLWAAGVVTYILLAGDFPFHSENRSRLYKNILKGAYSMDDEVWSKVSEPGRDFVRRLLDVNPETRLTAAAALAHPWIKAHRAAHSRTHAQEPSPGSESWSVKSSKSSHSGRSGDSLRTGGRRKVTARDLHHLHHHHHQSRY